In Haliotis asinina isolate JCU_RB_2024 chromosome 16, JCU_Hal_asi_v2, whole genome shotgun sequence, the following are encoded in one genomic region:
- the LOC137268655 gene encoding dual specificity tyrosine-phosphorylation-regulated kinase 1A-like: MRQITLILVLIVVIAAVAFADHHRRHRRRHDHHHHHHHHHHHHHHHRRHRRHSSSSTSSSSYSSSSSEETIIVHHHHPSPSSSSSSSGGSSGCSSCGGSSQSSSSSSEDYPIPIPVPISTGGSSSSSSSGSSDAALLQALINGRK; this comes from the coding sequence TCATCGCCGCGGTCGCGTTTGCTGATCATCACCGCAGACATCGTCGACGACAtgaccatcatcaccaccatcaccatcatcatcaccaccatcaccaccatcgtCGCCATCGCCgacacagcagcagcagcactagCAGCAGCAGCTACAGCAGCTCCAGCAGTGAAGAGACCATCATCGTCCACCACCATCATCCCTCCCCGTCGTCATCATCTAGCTCGTCCGGGGGGTCCTCCGGCTGTTCTAGCTGTGGAGGCAGTTCCCAgtcctcgtcctcgtcctcaGAGGACTATCCAATCCCAATCCCCGTTCCCATCAGCACCGgcggcagcagcagtagcagcagcagtgggTCTTCTGATGCCGCCCTCCTGCAGGCTCTCATCAACGGTAGAAAGTAA
- the LOC137267903 gene encoding zinc transporter SLC39A7-like produces the protein MKNLTLILVILVVIAALAYAHHHRHRHHRHHHHHRHHRHHRHHGHHHHHHHHHHHHHHRHHRHHRHHSHSHSSSSSSSSHETIIVHHHHSSPSSSSSSSGGSSGCSSCGGSSKSSSSSSEDYPIPIPVPYSHGGSSGSSSSGGSNGALLQALLAGGKK, from the exons ATGAAGAATCTGACACTGATATTGGTTATTCTTGTGG TGATTGCCGCTCTGGCATACGCCCACCATCACCGCCATCGTCATCAccgccaccatcatcaccatcgtcatcaCAGACATCACCGTCACCATggtcatcaccaccaccatcatcatcaccaccaccaccaccaccatcgcCACCACCGACATCACCGTCACCACAGCCACAgtcacagcagcagcagcagctccaGCAGCCACGAGACCATCATCGTCCACCACCATCACTCCTCCCCGTCGTCATCATCTAGCTCGTCCGGGGGATCCTCTGGCTGTTCTAGCTGTGGAGGCAGTTCCAAgtcctcgtcctcgtcctcCGAGGACTACCCAATCCCAATCCCCGTCCCCTACAGTCACGGAGGCagcagtggtagcagcagcagtggaGGGTCTAATGGCGCCCTCCTGCAGGCTCTCCTCGCCGGTGGAAAGAAATAG
- the LOC137267907 gene encoding transcription factor MafB-like yields MKNLTLILAVLVVIAALAYAHHHHRRHRHRRHHHHHHHHHHYHHRHHRHHRHHRHHRHHRHHSHSHSSSSSSSSHETIIVHHHHSSPSSSSSSSGGSSGCSSCGGSSKSSSSSSEDYPIPIPVPYSHGGSSGSSSSGGSNGALLQALLAGGKK; encoded by the exons ATGAAGAATCTCACCTTGATCCTCGCAGTATTAGTTG TGATAGCCGCTTTGGCGTAcgctcatcatcatcaccgtcgtcatcgtcatcgccgtcatcatcatcaccaccaccatcatcaccactaccATCACAGGCATCACAGACATCACCGTCACCATCGCCACCACCGACATCACCGTCACCACAGCCACAgtcacagcagcagcagcagctccaGCAGCCACGAGACCATCATCGTCCACCACCATCACTCCTCCCCGTCGTCATCATCTAGTTCGTCCGGGGGGTCCTCCGGCTGTTCTAGCTGTGGAGGCAGTTCCAAgtcctcgtcctcgtcctcCGAGGACTACCCAATCCCAATCCCCGTCCCCTACAGTCACGGAGGGAGCagtggtagcagtagcagtggagGATCTAATGGCGCCCTCCTGCAGGCTCTCCTCGCCGGTGGAAAGAAATAA
- the LOC137267625 gene encoding uncharacterized protein translates to MAVLPVLPDLPDLPDLPVLLDLPALPAPAVVGVVVPARVPLPPVNPTLCSSQSPCLDTAQDLTTPDQDLESWHRLHTPTAAVITDIIDRAITVTVAAAAASLRVFSPQVSPNPDSVPLVVSDPSERTSPHLPHHTFIHPSSINPHLPPSLLPSSSQSTPPTSHLHPSLLHQSTPPSHLPPFIQPVHTSHITPSSFPPPSIHTYLPPSSLHPASPHLPHHTFILPSSINPHLPPTLLPPSSQSTPPTSHLHPSLLHQSTPTSHPPPSIQPVHTSHITPSSFPPPSIHTYLPPSSLHPASPHLPHHTFILPSSINPHLPHHTFILPHHTFILPSSIHPHLPPTLLPSSSQSTPPTSHLHPSLLHQSTPPSHPPPLIQPVHTSHITPSSFPPPSIHTYLPHSSLHPASPHLPHHTFILPSSIHPHLPPTLLPSSSQSTPPTSHLHPSLLHQSTPTSHPPPFIQPVHTSHITPSSFPPPSIHTYLPPSSLHPASPHLPHHTFILPSSINPHLPPTLLPSSSQSTPPTSHLHPSLLHQSTPPSLPPPFIQPVHTSHITPSSFPPPSIHTYLPPSSLHPASPHLPHHTFILPSSINPHLPPSLLPSSSQSTPPTSHLHPSLLHQSTPPSHPPPFIQPVHTSHITPSSFPPPSIHTSLPPSSLHPASPHLPHHTFILPSSINPHLPPPFIQPVHTSHITPSSFPPPSIHTYLPPSSLHPASPHLPHHTFILPSSINPHLPPTLLPSSSQSTPPTSHLHPSLLHQSTPPSSLHPASPHLPHHTFILPSSINPHLPLHPSSSFLPPSTMSLPPSIHTSFPPSIPPSINPHLSLHTCPSLPPSTPALHASFFPSSLPPHTPPSIRQHYYVKIIPVADAALAVIVVVFATSATSATTATTTTTAAAAMVMVVMMFMGVVFMPVTMPVSMVMTMAVAVSMVTMVTMSMMSMVFVVVFVVMFMTVTMFVMFLMSVRDSTYH, encoded by the exons ATGGCAGTTCTTCCGGTTCTTCCGGATCTTCCGGATCTTCCGGATCTTCCGGTTCTTCTGGATCTTCCAGCTCTTCCAGCTCCTGCAGTTGTGGGTGTTGTGGTTCCAGCCAGAGTTCCTCTTCCTCCAGTGAATCCTACCCTCTGTTCATCCCAGTCCCCATGTCTGGACACAGCTCAGGATCTCACCACTCCGGATCAGGATCTGGAA TCTTGGCATCGGCTGCATACGCCGACGGCTGCTGTCATCACCGACATCATCGACAGAGCCATCACCGTCACagtagcagcagcggcagcaAGTTTAAGAGTTTTTTCCCCTCAAGTTTCTCCAAATCCGGATTCAGTTCCTTTGGTGGTTTCGGATCCTTCGGAAAGAA CCAGTCCACACCTcccacatcacaccttcatccaTCCCTCCTCCATCAATCCacacctccctccctccctcctcccTTCATCCAGCCAGTCCACACCTcccacatcacaccttcatccttCCCTCCTCCATCAATCCACACCTCCCTCCCACCTTCCTCCCTTCATCCAGCCAGTCCACACCTcccacatcacaccttcatccttCCCTCCTCCATCAATCCACACctacctccctccctcctcccTTCATCCAGCCAGTCCACACCTcccacatcacaccttcatccttCCCTCCTCCATCAATCCACACCTACCTCCCACCCTCCTCCCTCCATCCAGCCAGTCCACACCTcccacatcacaccttcatccttCCCTCCTCCATCAATCCACACCTACCTCCCACCCTCCTCCCTCCATCCAGCCAGTCCACACCTcccacatcacaccttcatccttCCCTCCTCCATCAATCCACACCTACCTCCCACCCTCCTCCCTTCATCCAGCCAGTCCACACCTcccacatcacaccttcatccttCCCTCCTCCATCAATCCACACCTaccacatcacaccttcatcctcccacatcacaccttcatccttCCCtcctccatccatccacacCTACCTCCCACCCTCCTCCCTTCATCCAGCCAGTCCACACCTcccacatcacaccttcatccttCCCTCCTCCATCAATCCACACCTCCCTCCCACCCTCCTCCCCTCATCCAGCCAGTCCACACCTcccacatcacaccttcatccttCCCTCCTCCATCAATCCACACCTACCTCCCACACTCCTCCCTTCATCCAGCCAGTCCACACCTcccacatcacaccttcatccttCCCtcctccatccatccacacCTACCTCCCACCCTCCTCCCTTCATCCAGCCAGTCCACACCTcccacatcacaccttcatccttCCCTCCTCCATCAATCCACACCTACCTCCCACCCTCCTCCCTTCATCCAGCCAGTCCACACCTcccacatcacaccttcatccttCCCtcctccatccatccacacCTACCTCCCACCCTCCTCCCTTCATCCAGCCAGTCCACACCTcccacatcacaccttcatccttCCCTCCTCCATCAATCCACACCTCCCTCCCACCCTCCTCCCTTCATCCAGCCAGTCCACACCTcccacatcacaccttcatccttCCCTCCTCCATCAATCCacacctccctccctccctcctcccTTCATCCAGCCAGTCCACACCTcccacatcacaccttcatccttCCCTCCTCCATCAATCCACACctacctccctccctcctcccTTCATCCAGCCAGTCCACACCTcccacatcacaccttcatccttCCCTCCTCCATCAATCCacacctccctccctccctcctcccTTCATCCAGCCAGTCCACACCTcccacatcacaccttcatccttCCCTCCTCCATCAATCCACACCTCCCTCCCACCCTCCTCCCTTCATCCAGCCAGTCCACACCTcccacatcacaccttcatccttCCCTCCTCCATCAATCCacacctccctccctccctcctcccTTCATCCAGCCAGTCCACACCTcccacatcacaccttcatccttCCCTCCTCCATCAATCCACACCTCCCTCCTCCCTTCATCCAGCCAGTCCACACCTcccacatcacaccttcatccttCCCTCCTCCATCAATCCACACCTACCTCCCACCCTCCTCCCTTCATCCAGCCAGTCCACACCTcccacatcacaccttcatccttCCCTCCTCCATCAATCCACACCTCCCTCCCACCCTCCTCCCTTCATCCAGCCAGTCCACACCTcccacatcacaccttcatccttCCCTCCTCCATCAATCCACACCTCCCTCCTCCCTTCATCCAGCCAGTCCACACCTcccacatcacaccttcatccttCCCTCCTCCATCAATCCACACCTACCTCTCcatccatcatcatcattcctccctccctccaccATGTCTCTCCCTCCATCCATCCACACCTCCTTCCCTCCATCCATCCCTCCATCCATCAATCCACACCTCTCACTTCATACCTGTCCTTCCCTCCCTCCATCCACACCTGCCCTCCATGCATCATTCTTCccttcctccctccctccacaCACCCCTCCCTCCATCCGTCAACATTATTACGTGAAAATAATACCTGTAGCTGACGCTGCTCTCGCTGTCATCGTCgtcgtcttcgctacttccgcTACTTCCGctactaccgctactactaccactactgccgctgctgctatggtgatggtggtgatgatgttcaTGGGAGTGGTGTTTATGCCCGTGACCATGCCCGTGTCCATGGTGATGACGATGGCTGTGGCCGTGTCGATGGTGACCATGGTGACCATGtcgatgatgtccatggtgtttGTGGTGGTGTTTGTGGTGATGTTTATGACCGTGACGATGTTCGTGATGTTTTTGATGAGCGTACGAGACAGCACATATCACTGA